CCAACTTGGGTACCATTGAGTCAATTCGGACAGGAATCATCAACAGGTTTGGCTCACAAGAATGGTTAAGAAATCTCCCAATATTTCCTATAGAGGCAGGATCAACAAATGTTTCTATTACCTGCCCACTGTAAACATGTTCTCTGACGGCTATAATGTAATTTGGGTCCTGTATTGTTTGTAACTGAATTCTTCTCTGTACTTCAGAGTATCCCAAAACTTCTCCGGCATATTCACAGACAAACCGTCCTTTTGGTATAAATTCCAAGGTACGAAGTCCCCAGCCTTTTTTATCCGTCTTGAACACCTGGAGTTGGAACTGTAGACCTTGCTGGACCACTCTGTTCTTGCACTGGTCACTGCACTGGCACAGGATATTGCATTCAAAAACCGGGTTGGCACACTTGCCTTGGGATCCTTTATCTATAAGGCAGGAATTATCATCATAGTTCTCTGCATGACGGAGACAGGAGCAAGTACCAGGGAGGCAGGTTTTGAGACAAATGCATCCGGGAAAGGTTATTTGTGTGGGATCGATGTCTGTTCCAGGTCCAGCTACGTGGTCAGGAGTATACTGCAAAACCAGAAATGCTGTAAGTCAGCATGCCATGGCATGTATTTCATACACATTTCAAGCAGCTTTTGGATGAGACACTTCCTAAttccaacatatataaaaataggttCAAACGAAACTAACAAAGAACAACAATCTGTTAAAATATTGTTTGAAAACATAcctcttcaatttaaaaagtaagattaatttttacttttttaaagtttatttattttgagagagagagagttagtgagtgggggaggggcagagagaaagggagagagaatctcgagcaggctcagcaatgtcagtgcagagcctgatgtggggcttgaacctgtgaaccgtgagattatgacctgagctgaagtcaagaattggatgcttcactgacggagccacccaggcatcccaagattaatttttacatttaaaactctgtggttttattttaggtatggggtaacaaaagaaaagagaagtttttCTCTCATCAGAAATTGGAAGATTGGtaactcattttgttttcttctttaatatcagaaaaatcaGTGCTGAGTTTAGTTTTTGAATGCAGTTAAGAATTTCGCCCTTGGCTCTTGATCTTTTCACATTTATCTGacaatataaatgtatgtatgtatttttcttaaatgtttgcttattttgagagagtgcgtgcatgtgtgtgcacacaagcggggggaggggcagagagagagagggagagagagaaaatcccatttGGAGCTtcaacaaaccatgagttcatgacctgagccaaaatcaagattctgatgcttaactgactgagccacccaggtacccctgcatgtatgtattttattgagTCATCGCAGATGCTTTTTGGGGATAAGAAAGTCGTAAATGATAAATAACTTAATGAAAAGTGGACTGTGGAAGAAAGTCTTccattgatttttaaaggaattcttAACTTGAAGATTACTTAAATTCCTAAATATTCTTTGATGTTCAAAAAAGATACTATTACTTCAGAGTTTTACTTGAGTCTTCACAAcgttaaaaataggcaaaattggCCAAGAAATTGCAGACAGAATTCCGAAAATCATACTTGTTATATAGATATTAATAAATGTAGATGTATTACATACATGTGAAGAAATCCTGTTTTTATTAAATGGCAAAGAGATAATATGGAAAAGTTTCTTAcattacagaaaaagaagaaagtctcaAGTCTAAAAATCTCTGTGTGAAAACTGATCTCTGGTTATTTCCTCACTAGCATAATGAAGCATATTTCCAAACCTTAAAGATTAAAGTACatcttattacttttttaatgtttttctttattttcgagacagagagagacagaggatgagcagaggaggggcagacacacacacacacacacacacacacacacacacacacagaatccgaagcaggctccaggctctgagctgtcagcacagagcccgacacagggctcgatctcatgaaccatgagatcatgatctgagctgaagtcggacgcttaactgactgagccacgctggtgcCCCTAAAGTATCTCTTATAAGCCCAGATATTTCCTTATGTATAGAATAATTTTTGCTTAAATGGaaactaattcatttatttatacctGCTATTAGTGTTCTTGGACCCAATTTCAgtgtggtggtagtggtggggtTTTCCCACTCCTCTAACAAGCAATGCTTCAGACACCAGGTCGGTATACTAtaattcaactcagttctgacactatccAATAGCATCACATTCCACAGTCTAAGGAGTCAGTCCTAAGACTGCTTCCCACCACCTTCAGAAACCAGTCCCAAGCTCAAGTTGTCATATGTGCTTCTAACTGATGGGTTGTATActggaggttcccatgaccccttcCTTGGacttcagacaccagtcacaaATCCACGTTGCTACTGAACTTATGGCCAACAAGCTGTAAATCAGAAGTTCTCAAAATCCCCTCCTTGGGTtcgattaatttgctagaatTGCTCACAGAACTCACAGAAAAATTTTACATAGCAGACACCAGTTTATTgtaaaaggatacaactcagaacagccagatggaagagatgaatAGAGCAAggtatggggagagggagaggagcttCCATGCCGTCCGCAGGCATGCCACACTTGCAGCACCTTTGCTCccagctctctgaaccctgtttTCTTGGGCTTTTATGGAGGCTTGGTCACAGAGGCAAGATTCATTAAAACTGGCTAGTGGCAAATGATTCAACCTCTAGCCCCTCTTGTAGCTGGAGGTTAGGGGTGAGGGTACTGAAAGTTCCAACTCTCAAATCACCTGGTTGGCTCCACTGGCAACCAGCTCTCACCT
This DNA window, taken from Neofelis nebulosa isolate mNeoNeb1 chromosome 4, mNeoNeb1.pri, whole genome shotgun sequence, encodes the following:
- the LOC131509872 gene encoding histone-lysine N-methyltransferase SETMAR, which codes for MATSKEGPERPTERLDIARGLENVPVSAWPPGAEPEPFQYTPDHVAGPGTDIDPTQITFPGCICLKTCLPGTCSCLRHAENYDDNSCLIDKGSQGKCANPVFECNILCQCSDQCKNRVVQQGLQFQLQVFKTDKKGWGLRTLEFIPKGRFVCEYAGEVLGYSEVQRRIQLQTIQDPNYIIAVREHVYSGQVIETFVDPASIGNIGRFLNHSCEPNLLMIPVRIDSMVPKLALFAAKDILPEEELSYDYSGRFLNLMDSKDKERLDQGKTRKPCYCGARSCAAFLPYDSSLYCPLGKSNIS